In Oryza glaberrima chromosome 8, OglaRS2, whole genome shotgun sequence, the following are encoded in one genomic region:
- the LOC127781154 gene encoding F-box protein SKIP28-like isoform X1, with translation MLPATATASAAPPPPPPLPASPGGEPHAALLLSLAYLPLRELLSCAGACRRLRDAVAGDPLLWRRVAVAAPPLARRLTDEALLALTGRAGGTLRSLRLLGCTRVSDAGLLRVVERNPGITELYMPRCTGLTAEGVVKIVQVLYECMGNLNRIRLHGICRMTKHHLDAISSAMYKGNQQEDDQSLFYSHRVHEVLNTNDERRIDVDVCPMCTNVRLVFDCTRDGCRRKDSRAQCRGCFFCVARCETCGGCIDLEELSETELACSDFLCMECWLPLPKCSTCNRPYCKRHENLKVDLSPSPQFTCHRCVEFSSNSLENLEESS, from the exons ATGctgcccgccaccgccaccgcctccgccgcgccgccgccgccgccgccgttgccggcgtcccccggcggcgagccgcaCGCCGCCCTGCTCCTGTCCCTGGCCTACCTGCCGCTGCGCGAGCTGCTGTCCTGCGCGggcgcgtgccgccgcctccgcgacgcCGTCGCGGGGGACCCGCTCCTGTGGCGGCGcgtcgcggtggcggcgccgccgctcgcccgccggcTCACCGACGAGGCGCTCCTCGCGCTGACGGGGAGGGCGGGGGGGACGCTCCGgtccctccgcctcctcggGTGCACCCGCGTCTCCGACGCCGGCCTGCTCCGCGTCGTCGAGCGAAACCCTGGCATCACCGAG CTCTATATGCCCAGATGTACAGGCTTGACTGCTGAAGGTGTGGTGAAGATTGTCCAGGTTCTTTATGAATGCATGGGGAATCTAAACCGCATTCGACTCCATGGTATTTGCAGGATGACTAAGCATCATCTTGATGCTATCAGTTCTGCCATGTACAAGGGTAACCAACAAGAAGATGATCAATCACTTTTCTATAGCCACAGAGTCCATGAAGTGCTCAACACCAACGATGAACGCCGTATTGATGTTGATGTGTGCCCTATGTGCACAAATGTGAGGCTGGTGTTTGATTGTACAAGGGATGGCTGTAG GAGAAAGGATAGTCGGGCTCAATGTCGAGGCTGCTTCTTCTGTGTTGCCCGATGCGAAACATGCGGTGGGTGCATCGACTTGGAGGAGCTCAGCGAGACTGAACTTGCATGCTCGGACTTCCTGTGCATGGAGTGCTGGCTTCCGCTCCCGAAATGTAGCACTTGCAATCGGCCCTACTGCAAGAGGCATGAAAATCTGAAGGTAGATTTATCACCATCGCCACAGTTTACTTGTCATCGTTGCGTGGAATTTTCTAGTAACTCACTCGAGAACCTGGAAGAAAGTTCTTAG
- the LOC127781154 gene encoding F-box protein SKIP28-like isoform X3 gives MLPATATASAAPPPPPPLPASPGGEPHAALLLSLAYLPLRELLSCAGACRRLRDAVAGDPLLWRRVAVAAPPLARRLTDEALLALTGRAGGTLRSLRLLGCTRVSDAGLLRVVERNPGITELYMPRCTGLTAEGVVKIVQVLYECMGNLNRIRLHGICRMTKHHLDAISSAMYKGNQQEDDQSLFYSHRVHEVLNTNDERRIDVDVCPMCTNVRLVFDCTRDGCRRKDSRAQCRGCFFCVARCETCGGCIDLEELSETELACSDFLCMECWLPLPKCSTCNRPYCKRHENLKVQTSWTCATCLKL, from the exons ATGctgcccgccaccgccaccgcctccgccgcgccgccgccgccgccgccgttgccggcgtcccccggcggcgagccgcaCGCCGCCCTGCTCCTGTCCCTGGCCTACCTGCCGCTGCGCGAGCTGCTGTCCTGCGCGggcgcgtgccgccgcctccgcgacgcCGTCGCGGGGGACCCGCTCCTGTGGCGGCGcgtcgcggtggcggcgccgccgctcgcccgccggcTCACCGACGAGGCGCTCCTCGCGCTGACGGGGAGGGCGGGGGGGACGCTCCGgtccctccgcctcctcggGTGCACCCGCGTCTCCGACGCCGGCCTGCTCCGCGTCGTCGAGCGAAACCCTGGCATCACCGAG CTCTATATGCCCAGATGTACAGGCTTGACTGCTGAAGGTGTGGTGAAGATTGTCCAGGTTCTTTATGAATGCATGGGGAATCTAAACCGCATTCGACTCCATGGTATTTGCAGGATGACTAAGCATCATCTTGATGCTATCAGTTCTGCCATGTACAAGGGTAACCAACAAGAAGATGATCAATCACTTTTCTATAGCCACAGAGTCCATGAAGTGCTCAACACCAACGATGAACGCCGTATTGATGTTGATGTGTGCCCTATGTGCACAAATGTGAGGCTGGTGTTTGATTGTACAAGGGATGGCTGTAG GAGAAAGGATAGTCGGGCTCAATGTCGAGGCTGCTTCTTCTGTGTTGCCCGATGCGAAACATGCGGTGGGTGCATCGACTTGGAGGAGCTCAGCGAGACTGAACTTGCATGCTCGGACTTCCTGTGCATGGAGTGCTGGCTTCCGCTCCCGAAATGTAGCACTTGCAATCGGCCCTACTGCAAGAGGCATGAAAATCTGAAG GTGCAGACTTCATGGACTTGTGCAActtgtctgaaactctga
- the LOC127781154 gene encoding F-box protein SKIP28-like isoform X2 — protein sequence MLPATATASAAPPPPPPLPASPGGEPHAALLLSLAYLPLRELLSCAGACRRLRDAVAGDPLLWRRVAVAAPPLARRLTDEALLALTGRAGGTLRSLRLLGCTRVSDAGLLRVVERNPGITELYMPRCTGLTAEGVVKIVQVLYECMGNLNRIRLHGICRMTKHHLDAISSAMYKGNQQEDDQSLFYSHRVHEVLNTNDERRIDVDVCPMCTNVRLVFDCTRDGCRRKDSRAQCRGCFFCVARCETCGGCIDLEELSETELACSDFLCMECWLPLPKCSTCNRPYCKRHENLKQVQTSWTCATCLKL from the exons ATGctgcccgccaccgccaccgcctccgccgcgccgccgccgccgccgccgttgccggcgtcccccggcggcgagccgcaCGCCGCCCTGCTCCTGTCCCTGGCCTACCTGCCGCTGCGCGAGCTGCTGTCCTGCGCGggcgcgtgccgccgcctccgcgacgcCGTCGCGGGGGACCCGCTCCTGTGGCGGCGcgtcgcggtggcggcgccgccgctcgcccgccggcTCACCGACGAGGCGCTCCTCGCGCTGACGGGGAGGGCGGGGGGGACGCTCCGgtccctccgcctcctcggGTGCACCCGCGTCTCCGACGCCGGCCTGCTCCGCGTCGTCGAGCGAAACCCTGGCATCACCGAG CTCTATATGCCCAGATGTACAGGCTTGACTGCTGAAGGTGTGGTGAAGATTGTCCAGGTTCTTTATGAATGCATGGGGAATCTAAACCGCATTCGACTCCATGGTATTTGCAGGATGACTAAGCATCATCTTGATGCTATCAGTTCTGCCATGTACAAGGGTAACCAACAAGAAGATGATCAATCACTTTTCTATAGCCACAGAGTCCATGAAGTGCTCAACACCAACGATGAACGCCGTATTGATGTTGATGTGTGCCCTATGTGCACAAATGTGAGGCTGGTGTTTGATTGTACAAGGGATGGCTGTAG GAGAAAGGATAGTCGGGCTCAATGTCGAGGCTGCTTCTTCTGTGTTGCCCGATGCGAAACATGCGGTGGGTGCATCGACTTGGAGGAGCTCAGCGAGACTGAACTTGCATGCTCGGACTTCCTGTGCATGGAGTGCTGGCTTCCGCTCCCGAAATGTAGCACTTGCAATCGGCCCTACTGCAAGAGGCATGAAAATCTGAAG CAGGTGCAGACTTCATGGACTTGTGCAActtgtctgaaactctga
- the LOC127782566 gene encoding transcription factor MYB20-like has translation MGRQPCCDKVGLKKGPWTAEEDQKLITFLLTNGQCCWRAVPKLAGLLRCGKSCRLRWTNYLRPDLKRGLLSDAEEKIVVDLHAQLGNRWSKIASHLPGRTDNEIKNHWNTHIKKKLKKMGIDPLTHRPLQPPPSPSPEKKHAERKNTAAAAAVAEQHQHDELWEEESPGFCTDEVPMIHPDEIMVPLRDHPPPVCTAAGASTPTTSSSSSSSSAASSTTSCDEVDAAALLPVLEWPDDAMCLMELDELIAAAAPPSLLWDDDYRLPLPPPPPSPPAMYEELDAFQCYDQQRSAFEQEAAASAWNKLELF, from the exons ATGGGGAGGCAGCCGTGCTGCGACAAGGTGGGGCTGAAGAAGGGGCCatggacggcggaggaggaccagaagctcatcaccttcctcctcaCCAACGGCCAGTGCTGCTGGCGCGCCGTCCCCAAGCTTGCCG GGCTTCTCCGGTGCGGGAAGAGCTGCAGGCTACGGTGGACGAActacctccggccggatctCAAGAGGGGGCTGCTCTCCGACGCCGAGGAGAAGATCGTCGTCGACCTACATGCCCAATTGGGCAATAG GTGGTCTAAGATTGCGTCTCATTTGCCTGGGAGGACggacaacgagatcaagaacCACTGGAACACTCACATCAAGAAGAAGCTCAAGAAAATGGGGATCGATCCCCTCACCCACAGgcccctccagccgccgccgtcgccgtcgccggagaagaagcacGCAGAGAGaaagaacacggcggcggcggcggcggtggccgagcAGCATCAGCACGACGAACTCTGGGAGGAGGAGTCCCCGGGATTCTGCACCGACGAGGTGCCGATGATCCACCCGGACGAGATCATGGTGCCATTGCGCGACCACCCGCCGCCGGTTTGCACGGCCGCCGGTgcctcgacgccgacgacatcgtcgtcgtcgtcgtcctcgtcggcggcctcctcgacgacgagcTGCGACGAGGtcgacgccgcggcgctgcTCCCGGTCCTGGAGTGGCCCGACGACGCCATGTGCCTGATGGAGCTCGACGAGCtgatcgccgcggcggcgccgccgtccctgCTGTGGGACGACGACTACcgcctcccgctgccgccgccgccgccatcgccgccggcgatgtacGAGGAGCTAGACGCCTTTCAGTGCTACGACCAGCAGAGGAGCGCGTTTGAGCAGGAGGCAGCAGCTTCAGCGTGGAACAAGCTTGAGCTCTTCTAA